The Eggerthella guodeyinii sequence ACTTCATGGCCCTGGGCCTGTGGGTGGGCGGCCTCGTGGCGGGCTTCGTGTTCAAGCCGCTCAACAGCCGCCTCATCATGTCGGGCGCGAATCCCGTGACGGTGGCGTTCGCGAACTACCTGCCGGTGGCGTTCTTCTCGCTCATCCAGGCGACGCTGCTCATGGTGGTGCTCCAGTTCGGCTTGCAGCTGCAAATCGACAACGTGCCCGCGTTCTACGCGATGGGCTACCTCACGGCGCTCGTGTTCGCAGCCATCATGCAGGTGCTCATGGCGGCGTTCGGGTTCCCCGGCAAGTTCGTGGCCATCATCCTGCTCATGCTGCAGCTGACGGCCTGCGCCGGCACGTTCCCCATCCAGACGACGCCGGACTTCTTCCAGGCCATCAACCCGTACATGCCCATGACGTACGTGGTGCAGGGCATGCGCCAGATCATGACGGGCCTGGATTACGGCATCGTGGGCTTCGACTGCCTCGTGCTGTTCGCCATCGGCGCGGTGTGCTTCGCGCTCACGTGCCTCGTGGCGTACCGCAAGCGCACGGTGCGCATGGAGGACTTGCACCCGGTGCTGCAGCTGGGATAGCCTCCGACCTGGTACACTGAGGAATAACAGACGAACGGCCCGGCGGGACACGCCGGGCCGCGGGGGTGATGCAATGACGGGAACGAAGCGCACCGAGAAAGCGTGCGCGACGCGCAAGCAGCTGCTGGACGCGGCGCTGGCCGTGATCGGCGAGAAGGGGTACTCGGCGGCCACGGTCGACGAGATCGTCGAGGCGGCCGGCGTGTCGAAGGGCGTGGCGTACTACCACTTCAAGAGCAAGGCCGCCATGGCCGAGAGCATCCTGGAGGAGGGCATCGGCGACCTCATCGAGGGTTTCGAGCGCATCGCCGCGGAGGCTCCCACCGCGCCCGTGGCCCTCACCGGCATGGTGGAGCTGTTCGCCACGCGCATCTTCGAGAACAAGGCGTTCGGGCGTTTCTTCGTGTCCGAGCTGTGGCGCGAGGGGCGCGTGTGGTCGGAGTCCATGCGCAGCTACGAGGGGCGCCTGCTCGACGTGCTGGAAAGCCAGCTGGCGCGCGGTCAGCGGGAGGGCGTCATCCGGCCCGAGATCGACCCCGCGTTCGAGGCCGTGGCCCTCATCGGCATGGTGCTGACCACCACGCTGTATTATCTCGGCGACGAGGGGCCGCTGTCGGGGGCGCCGTCGCGCCAGCGCGAAGGCGCGCAGGCGATCGGCGGCAAGGACGGCTTCATCGGGCGCATCGCCGATTTCGTCCGCCACGCCAACGCCTGTCCGGGGGTTCTCGACTAGGCCGGGCGCGCGGGGCGAGCATGACGCGGGGCGCGCGATGCGCGGCGCGGGGCGGGGAGCGCTCGCGGGCGCGCGCCGCGCGGCGCGGCCGTCAGGCGCGCTCGGGGCGCTCCCCGTCGTCCACGCCGATGATGTCGCGCAGCTGCTTGCGGCTGTTGATGCCCATCTTCTCGTAGATGTGCCGCGTGTGGGCCTTGAACGTCCCCTCGGCGATGAACAGCTCGCGCTCGATGGCGGGCCCGGTCTTCCCGCGGGCGATGAGCCGCAGGATCTCGTCCTCGCGCGGGCTGAGCCGATAGCGCTTCGCGATCTCGTCGCAGCGCGCTTCCAGCCGCTCCTCCTCGGCGCTGCGCTCGATGAGGCCGCCCGATTCCAGCAGCGACACGCCCCATTTCGAGGTGAGCTCGCGCTCCGAGTACAGGATGAAGGTGGCAACCAGCACGAGCACCGCCACGAGGCCGGTGACGGCGGTTTCGTGGACGCCGGTCGGAAGCAGCTGCGCAAGCGCGTTCGCCGCATCGTTTCCCCAGATGATGAACACCTGCTCGACACTCTTGACGCTGGCGAGCGCGACGACGGCGATGCCGAGCCGCTTCGAGATGTCGTACAGCAGAAGCGACACGAGCACGGTCATCAGCGAGTAGCTCATGGAGATGAAGTAGCTGGACACGTTCGCGCCGAACAGCGATTCGGCGGGGATCAGCAGGAACCCGCACACCATGAGCAGCAGCGGCGAGCGGTACAGCACGCCGATGCCCACGCGTTGGGACAGCAACAGCACGAACGCGAACAGGGCCGCCATGGTGAGGGCGGTGGACAGCGACGAGTGCATGCCCGCGCCCGCGGCCAGCTGCTGCTGGCGCAGGCCGTACGCGAACGAGTAGACCGCGAACAGGGCGAACAGTTTCCACGGATACGAGAAGCGCGGGTACGTGGGCTTCTGCCGCTCGGATGCGGGCAGCGCGCGGTTCGCGTACGCCACGCTGGCGACGGCCGCGACGGGCAGCACGACCAGCGCGATGCTGCCGCGCAGCTCGTCGAACCCCTCGCAGAAGAACACGATGACCACGGCCATGAACGTGGACGCCGCGGTGTACAGCACGATGCGGATGAGGCTGAGCGCGCCGATGGTCTCGGCCCAGAGGAGCAGGAACACGCTGAACCCGACGCCGCCGGCCACGCCGCTTGCGACGAGCAGCCCGGTCGCGGCGAAGGGGGCGCCCTGCGCGACGACGAGGCAGATCGACGCGCCCAGCATGCCCAGCAGCGCCGCAGGCTTCGTCCATTTTCGGCTGCAGAACGGCACCACCCGACGGGCCGTGAGCGCGATGGCGAGCGCGAGCAGGCAGTACGCGTAGTCGAACACCACGTGCGGGTCGAAGGGCACCGCGACGGCCTGGGCGGGCGCGGCGAACGCCAGCGTCATCCACGCCCGAGCGCATCCGAGCGCGAAGAGGTAGGGGACGATGGTGTCGAGGTAGGCCAGCTTCGAAGGCCCGTCGGATCGCTTGAGGGTTTCCATGCCGCCATTATAGCAAGCGGATTCTCCGGGCGCGGGCACGGCTGCAGCGGCATCCGGGGGCAGGGGGAAGCCGCCGCCTTGGAGGGAGGGGGTCAAGGCGGCGGCGCGGGTGAGCGTGGGTGTCGGCTTACTGCTGGGCGACGTGCGCTCCCGCGACGTAGCCCGACGTGATGGCGCGCCCGATGGAGAGGCCCTCGATGTCCATGGGGTAGTCGACGCCGCCGAAGAACTGGCCGGACGCGTTGCCCACGGCGAACAGGCCGTCGATGGGCTGGAACTGCTCGTTCAGGCACTGGTGGTCGGCGTTCACCACGAGGCCGCCCAGGATGGCGGGCAGCTTGTTGGAGCCGCGGGGAACGGCGTAGTAGGGGCCGCCCTCGATGGGGACGAGGTACTTCGCCGCTTTGCCGAAGTCCTCGTCGCGGCCGGCGGCGCACAGCTCGTTGTACCGGGCGACGGATTCCACGATGCGCTGCTTGTCCAGCTGCATCGCGGTCCAGTCGTTCTCCTGCGCGTAGGCGATCATGGCGTCGGCCAGCTCCTCCACCGTGTCGGCCTTGATCCACTTCTCGGGATTCACCTTGTTGTCGCCGTTGTACTGCGAGATGTCGAAGGGCGCTTCCGCCTTCCACTCCTCGAAGTAGTCCTCCCACGTGCTGGGCACGATGCTGAAGAACTTGGCGGCGGTGGAATCCTGGAACCCGGCCTCGGCCAGATAGGGCCGCGCGAAGTTGTTCATGTAGCCCATGCGGCAGCAGCTTTCGTCCATGAAGCGGTCGCCGTGGACGTCGAGGAACAGAAACGGCATCTCGAGGCGCACGGCGGCGGGCTCGCCGTGGATCATCTTCGTGTGCGTCGTCGGCGTCATGAGCGCGCCCGCCCACATGCCGGCGCACAGCGCGCTGCCGTCGCGGAACGTGGTGAACAGCGAGAAGCCCTTCGTGTCCGGTGCGTAGTAATCGAGCATGTCCTGGTTGCTGGAGTAGTCGCCGCAGGCGAGGATGACGCCCTTGCCCGCCTTGAACAGCAGGTGCTCGTCCTTGTCGTTTTTGCAGATGACGCCCGTGATGCGGCCGTCTTCCTGCTGCAGCTGCACACAGGGCGTGTTGTAGAAGAACTCGGCGCCGGCCGCGGCCAGGCGCTCGGCGATGACGAGCGCGGCGGCGTTGTGGTTGCCCTCCACGTGGAAGTACGTGTTCGCGTGGAGGTGGATGTCGTAGCCGTTGTACGACAGCGTCGCCTCGTGCGGCTTCGACTCCACGCCGCCCTGAGCGGCCTCGTCGGCCCACCACGCGAGGGCTTCTTGAGAGTTGTGCGCCCACACGTTCACGAGGTCGCGGTTCGAGCGGTAGTCGCTCTTCCAGTTGATGAAGCTCACGCAGGCCTGCACGGCGGCTTCGTCGGTTTGCGCGAGGTCGATGGACGCCGCCATGTTGCCGGTGGTCTGCGCCGTGCCGATGTTCTGGACGCACGCGACGCGCGCGCCGGCCTCGAGCGCGGAGTGCACGGCCGACAGCCCGGATTCGCCCGCGCCCACCACGACGACGTCGAACTCGTAGGTGGCGGCGAAGTCGGTGATGGGCTCGGGCGCTTGCAGGAAGCTCGGGCCTGCCTGCGTCTGGGCGGCGGTGGCCTGCGCGGAGGATGCGTGCTGCGGCGCGCATCCGGCCAGCGCGCTCGCGCCGAGCGCGCCTAACGCAGCGACGCCGCCGAGCCTGAGCGCATCGCGGCGCGTGACGTTCGTGAAATCTCCCATGGTTTCCCCTTCCGGTTGGACGGCGCCCGTCTCGGCGCCTCTTTCGACGCTCGGAACTATGCCCGTCCGCGCGGTTGGCCGCATCGACCGATGGGGAAGAAGAGGTTTAAAGCTATAAACCTCACCATAAACCTTGTCGATTTATGATAAAAACTGTAATAGTATTGATACGATCAACATTAGAGAGGAGATGGATATGCTGTTCTACAGTGAGGGTACGACTTTGGGTATTTGCCATAGAGTTGGCTTAGGCGTCTTCTGTTTCGATCTTGGAATACAGTCGCTGCCCGAGAGGAAGCCTGCGATATAGGAAGCCTGTGTGGTCGTGTGACAAAATCCATGCGGAGAATCGAAGAATCGCTTTCAAAGATGCAGACGCTCGGCTCGAGGTTGAGCGTCCTATTCTTGGTTCTGTTCATTTCGATATGTGTTTCTTTGACGGCGCTGATTGTACTTGAAATTATTAGCTATGCTATCTCGTCATCAACACCCGAACCGTATGCTGCATTCCAATTTGGATCATCTATTCTCATGAATGCGGTTTACGGAGTGATGCTTTTGGTGATGAGGGGCGTGGCTAAAGATGTTGCTCGCGGGCGCTCTCCTTTTACCTTTGAGCATGCCCGTCACATTAAAATTATGGCTTGGATGTTTGTTGCGGGATTCATTCTCAATATATTCATCTCTCCCGATTTTATCCAGATGACACATATTGGCACACTTGACCTCGGTCTTGTTTCCGACCAAATCGGTCGATACCCAACCATACATCTTGACGTCAAATCTGCCGTTGGGGCTATTGTTTGTTTCTCGCTTTCTTCTGTTTGGAAGTACGGGGCGTTGTTGCAAGCCGATTCAGACGATTACCTGTAGGGGCTTGAATATGGCAAAGCACCTGATAGTTGAATTGGAAGCCATGTTGCTCGAGCGGGGCAAGAACAGCAACGACCTCGCGCGCGCCACCGGGCACACGAAGGTCAACGTGTCCAGGATACGGCAGGCGAAGATGCGCGGCATCAGGATGGATACCCTCATGGAGATCTGCCTCGAGCTCGATTGCCAGCCGGGCGACATCCTCAAGATCGTCTCCGACGAGGAGTTCAACCGTCTCGTCGAGGAGCGCCGCAAAGTCGGGGAGGCCCGCGTCAAGGCGGGGATGAGGCGGACCGCCCCCGAACGCGTCTACGAGATCGACCTCGACCTCGGGAGCGAATGATCGGCGCCGTTCACCGGAAGTGCATACTTTTTATCATTAAACGATAATAATGCTGGTAATATGCCAGGTTACTATTCTTGATCAAAGGGGGAAGCACGGCCCGTCTCGCATTGCTTTTTCGCATGGTCGACGAAGGCATCGTGTCCTTCTCCGTGGCGGCGGGCTTCTTGGTCGCCGTGCCTTTGTGCGCCGTCCAGGGCAGCTGGATCGTCGAGTGGTCCTTCGGCATGTTCGTCGCCACCTGGGTGCTGGCCTTCCTGACGGCCTATCCGTTCGTCTGCGTGCTGCTCAACACCTGCTATCTGACGGCTCCGCCCGACGACGCTGTGCGCGCGGCGGCCGGCAAGCGCATGGAGGCGGCCACGATTTTCGCGGGGGCGTTCGGCGTGCTGTGCGCGGCGCTGCTGACGGCGCCGTCTCGCGTCGATTCGGCGGTTGAGACGGGGCCGGTGGACGGGCTCGCCATCGCCGGGGTCGGCATGCTGGCCTGCCTGGTTTGGTATGCGGCGGCCCGCTTCCTGCCGAGGGGCGGCGAGCCCTCGGCCTCGACGATGCCGGCGCTTGCGGCCCTGCTCGTGGCGTCGACGGCGTTCGGGCTGCTCTGCACCGTCTGCTCGGGCCTCGTCTGGAAAGCCCTCGTCATGCTCTACCCCTTCAATCTCCTCCTCATCCTCGCCAAGCACCTCAGAACGCGCTTGCACGAACGGCGCGACGGGCGCGCGCGTCGCCTGCTGCGTCGTTGACGGGAAAGATGCGTTTATTGAGCGGATGTGCGACTTCGCCCGACGCGCGTTCGCGCGTGCGGAACCGGTGCGCTAAACTATCGGCGAACCCGAGCACCAAGGAGCCAACCATGTGCGGAATCGTCGGATACACCGGAACCCGTCCCGTCAAGGACATCCTCATCGAAGGCCTGTCGCGGCTTGAGTATCGCGGCTACGACTCGGCCGGCATCGCCGTCGAACAGGACGGCGCGCTGGAAGTCGTGCACTGCAAGGGGAAGGTGAGCGGCCTCGCGCGGCTCGTCGAGCCCCTCAACCTCACCGGCACCTGCGGCATCGGCCACACGCGCTGGGCCACGCACGGCCGCCCGAGCGAGGCGAACGCGCATCCCCACACCTCCTGCGACGGCCGCGTCGCCGTCGTGCACAACGGCATCATCGAGAACTTCGCCGAGCTGCGCGAAGAGCTGGAGGGCCGCGGCCACACGTTCACGAGCCAGACCGACACCGAGGTCATCGCGCATCTCGTGGAGGAGAACCTGCGCGAGAGCCACGATCTGCTGCAGGCCGTGCGCGATGCCACCGAGCGCCTGATCGGCGCGTACGCCATCGCGGCCATCAGCGACCAGGAGCCCGGCACCCTCGTGGCGGCGCGCAAGGACTCGCCGCTCGTGGTGGGGCTCGCCGACGACGGGGCGTTCGTCGCCTCCGACATCATCGCCATGATCGACGACACGCGCAACGTGGTGGTGCTGGCCGACGGCGACGTGGCGAAGCTCACGCCTGCGGCCACCACGTTCTTCAACGTGCGCGGCGAGGCGTACGAGCCCGAGGTGACGCACGTCGATTGGGATCTCGACGTGGCGGAGAAGGGCGGCTACCCCGACTTCATGCTCAAGGAGATCCACGAGCAGCCGCGCGTCATCCGCGACACGCTGGCGGGCCGCCTCGTGAACGGCGCGCTGTCCATCGACGAGCTGGACCTTACGCTGGAGGAGCTCAACCTCATCGACCGCGTGTACGTCATCGCGTGCGGCACGAGCTACCACGCCGGCCTCATCGCGAAGAACCTCATCGAAGGCTGGGCGCGCATCCCCACCGAGGTGGAGGTGGCCAGCGAATTCCGCTACCGCAACCCCATCATCACGCCGTCTACCCTCGTGGTGGCCGTGTCGCAGTCGGGCGAGACCGCCGACACGCTGGCGGCCATCCGCGACGCGCGCGTGAAGGGCGCGAAGGTGTTCGGCATCACGAACGTCGTGGGCTCGCCCGTGGCACGCGAGAGCGACGGCGTGATCTACACAAAGGCCAACAAGGAGATCGCGGTGGCCTCCACGAAGTCGTTCCTGGGCCAGGTGGTGTCGCTGACGCTGCTCGCCATGTTGCTTGCCCAGGTCAAAGGCAAGCTTAAGACGAACCAGGTGCGCCTGCTGTTCCACGAGCTGGCCGACACGGCCGAGCAGGTGGAGCGCATCCTGGCCGATGCGACCGCCATCGACGAGGCGGCCCGCGCGTGCAAGGACGCCTCGAGCGCGCTGTTCGTGGGCCGCGGCATGGGCGCCGCCATCAGTTACGAAGGCGCGCTCAAGCTCAAGGAGATCAGCTACCTGCACGCCGAAGCCTACCCGGCCGGCGAGATGAAGCACGGCCCCATCGCGCTCATCGACGAGGGCTTCCCGGTCATCGCGGTGGCCACGAAGAGCCCCGTCTACGACAAGCTCGTGTCGAACCTGCAGGAGGCAAAGGCCCGCGGCGCGATGGTGGTGGCCATCGCCACCGAGGGCGACGAGGACATCAAGCACCACGCCGACCACGTCATCTACATCCCGAAGGTGCGCGACGCGTTCTCGGCCATCACGGCCAGCGTGCCGTTGCAGCTGTTCGCGCGCGCCATCGCCGTCGAGCGCGGCTGCGACGTGGACCAGCCCCGCAACCTGGCCAAGTCGGTGACCGTTGAGTAGGGAGGCGGCGGCCGAGCGGGCCGCAACCGCCAGCGCCGCCGAAGCGGCGTCGTCGGCGTTCGAAGGCGTCGAGGGTGCGGTGGGTCTCGGCGTGGACATCGTGGAGATCGCCCGCATGCGGCGCATCCTCGAGCGCACGCCGAGCTTCCGCGAGAAGGTGTTCTCCGAGGAGGAGCGCGCCTACTGCGAATCCACGGCCAACCCCGAGGTGCATTACGCCACGCGCTTTGCCGCGAAGGAGGCCGTGCTCAAGGCGCTCGGCACCGGGTTCTCGCGCGGCGTCGCGAACCACGACGTGGAGGTGCGCCGCAACGCGAAGGGCCGCCCCTCCGTGGTGCTGCACGGCCGCGCGAAGGAGATCGCCGCCGAGCAGGGCGTGCGCGAGCTGCCGCTGTCGCTGTCGTACACGCATACCGACGCCGTGGCCTGCGCGCTCGCCATCACCGAGGAGTCGGTGCGTGCGCAGGAGGAACGCGTGAACCCCATGGAGGAGCTGGCGAAGCAGTTCAAGGAAGCCCGCAGCCTCCTCGACGAGATGGACAAGCCGGCGGCGGGAGCGGGGGCCCCGGAGGCTGAGGCCCGCTGACGGTGATCCCGCGCGCCCGGGCCGCGTCTTCGACGCGCGAATCGGGCGGAACCAAGCAATTTTGACGTTTTGCGAACTTTATTCCGCGCTCGAAACTAACCAGATTTTGC is a genomic window containing:
- a CDS encoding helix-turn-helix transcriptional regulator; the encoded protein is METLKRSDGPSKLAYLDTIVPYLFALGCARAWMTLAFAAPAQAVAVPFDPHVVFDYAYCLLALAIALTARRVVPFCSRKWTKPAALLGMLGASICLVVAQGAPFAATGLLVASGVAGGVGFSVFLLLWAETIGALSLIRIVLYTAASTFMAVVIVFFCEGFDELRGSIALVVLPVAAVASVAYANRALPASERQKPTYPRFSYPWKLFALFAVYSFAYGLRQQQLAAGAGMHSSLSTALTMAALFAFVLLLSQRVGIGVLYRSPLLLMVCGFLLIPAESLFGANVSSYFISMSYSLMTVLVSLLLYDISKRLGIAVVALASVKSVEQVFIIWGNDAANALAQLLPTGVHETAVTGLVAVLVLVATFILYSERELTSKWGVSLLESGGLIERSAEEERLEARCDEIAKRYRLSPREDEILRLIARGKTGPAIERELFIAEGTFKAHTRHIYEKMGINSRKQLRDIIGVDDGERPERA
- the glmS gene encoding glutamine--fructose-6-phosphate transaminase (isomerizing); this encodes MCGIVGYTGTRPVKDILIEGLSRLEYRGYDSAGIAVEQDGALEVVHCKGKVSGLARLVEPLNLTGTCGIGHTRWATHGRPSEANAHPHTSCDGRVAVVHNGIIENFAELREELEGRGHTFTSQTDTEVIAHLVEENLRESHDLLQAVRDATERLIGAYAIAAISDQEPGTLVAARKDSPLVVGLADDGAFVASDIIAMIDDTRNVVVLADGDVAKLTPAATTFFNVRGEAYEPEVTHVDWDLDVAEKGGYPDFMLKEIHEQPRVIRDTLAGRLVNGALSIDELDLTLEELNLIDRVYVIACGTSYHAGLIAKNLIEGWARIPTEVEVASEFRYRNPIITPSTLVVAVSQSGETADTLAAIRDARVKGAKVFGITNVVGSPVARESDGVIYTKANKEIAVASTKSFLGQVVSLTLLAMLLAQVKGKLKTNQVRLLFHELADTAEQVERILADATAIDEAARACKDASSALFVGRGMGAAISYEGALKLKEISYLHAEAYPAGEMKHGPIALIDEGFPVIAVATKSPVYDKLVSNLQEAKARGAMVVAIATEGDEDIKHHADHVIYIPKVRDAFSAITASVPLQLFARAIAVERGCDVDQPRNLAKSVTVE
- the acpS gene encoding holo-ACP synthase — its product is MSREAAAERAATASAAEAASSAFEGVEGAVGLGVDIVEIARMRRILERTPSFREKVFSEEERAYCESTANPEVHYATRFAAKEAVLKALGTGFSRGVANHDVEVRRNAKGRPSVVLHGRAKEIAAEQGVRELPLSLSYTHTDAVACALAITEESVRAQEERVNPMEELAKQFKEARSLLDEMDKPAAGAGAPEAEAR
- a CDS encoding FAD-dependent oxidoreductase; amino-acid sequence: MGDFTNVTRRDALRLGGVAALGALGASALAGCAPQHASSAQATAAQTQAGPSFLQAPEPITDFAATYEFDVVVVGAGESGLSAVHSALEAGARVACVQNIGTAQTTGNMAASIDLAQTDEAAVQACVSFINWKSDYRSNRDLVNVWAHNSQEALAWWADEAAQGGVESKPHEATLSYNGYDIHLHANTYFHVEGNHNAAALVIAERLAAAGAEFFYNTPCVQLQQEDGRITGVICKNDKDEHLLFKAGKGVILACGDYSSNQDMLDYYAPDTKGFSLFTTFRDGSALCAGMWAGALMTPTTHTKMIHGEPAAVRLEMPFLFLDVHGDRFMDESCCRMGYMNNFARPYLAEAGFQDSTAAKFFSIVPSTWEDYFEEWKAEAPFDISQYNGDNKVNPEKWIKADTVEELADAMIAYAQENDWTAMQLDKQRIVESVARYNELCAAGRDEDFGKAAKYLVPIEGGPYYAVPRGSNKLPAILGGLVVNADHQCLNEQFQPIDGLFAVGNASGQFFGGVDYPMDIEGLSIGRAITSGYVAGAHVAQQ
- a CDS encoding helix-turn-helix domain-containing protein, coding for MAKHLIVELEAMLLERGKNSNDLARATGHTKVNVSRIRQAKMRGIRMDTLMEICLELDCQPGDILKIVSDEEFNRLVEERRKVGEARVKAGMRRTAPERVYEIDLDLGSE
- a CDS encoding TetR/AcrR family transcriptional regulator, with product MTGTKRTEKACATRKQLLDAALAVIGEKGYSAATVDEIVEAAGVSKGVAYYHFKSKAAMAESILEEGIGDLIEGFERIAAEAPTAPVALTGMVELFATRIFENKAFGRFFVSELWREGRVWSESMRSYEGRLLDVLESQLARGQREGVIRPEIDPAFEAVALIGMVLTTTLYYLGDEGPLSGAPSRQREGAQAIGGKDGFIGRIADFVRHANACPGVLD